The following are encoded together in the Geobacter sulfurreducens PCA genome:
- a CDS encoding FKBP-type peptidyl-prolyl cis-trans isomerase has translation MAQAQKGDRVTIDFTGTLEDGTVFDSTLEGAGCDTDDCESDDCGDGSCGCGCEESGPMTLTIGGGEFFEKIEEALIGMAPGEKKTVVIPAAEGFGEYDEEKVFTVERSDLPPDLIPEVGQELVISNENDEDFGVTVVEVTDESVTFDANHPLAGEDLTYEFQLVEIL, from the coding sequence ATGGCACAAGCACAAAAAGGTGACCGGGTAACGATCGATTTCACCGGCACCCTGGAAGACGGAACGGTTTTCGACAGCACCCTCGAAGGGGCTGGATGCGACACGGACGACTGCGAATCCGATGACTGCGGCGACGGCAGCTGCGGCTGCGGTTGCGAGGAGAGCGGCCCCATGACCCTGACCATCGGGGGGGGCGAGTTTTTCGAGAAGATTGAGGAGGCGCTGATCGGCATGGCCCCGGGTGAGAAGAAGACCGTGGTCATCCCGGCGGCGGAAGGCTTCGGCGAGTACGACGAGGAAAAGGTCTTCACCGTCGAGCGTTCCGATCTCCCCCCCGACCTGATCCCCGAAGTGGGTCAGGAACTGGTCATCTCCAACGAGAACGACGAGGACTTCGGCGTAACCGTGGTTGAAGTGACCGACGAAAGCGTCACCTTCGACGCCAACCATCCCCTGGCGGGAGAGGACCTCACCTACGAGTTCCAACTGGTGGAAATCCTCTAG
- a CDS encoding YceH family protein has protein sequence MEILLNDVEVRVLGCLIEKELATPEYYPLTLNSLTTACNQKSNRDPVMALEESEVVRALDGLKMKHVAIQAADSGRVPRYRHILSERLRFSPAELAILAELLLRGPQTLGELRTRAERMHPFADLAAVEQVLGELAERTPPLVMRLPRQPGRKESRFAHLLAGEPDLSAEERTAPPEGARLQVMAENERIAALELEVATLRAEVGELRQVMEEFRSQFE, from the coding sequence ATGGAGATACTTCTGAACGACGTGGAGGTGCGGGTTCTCGGCTGCCTGATCGAAAAGGAGCTGGCGACCCCCGAGTACTATCCCCTCACCCTCAACAGCCTCACCACGGCCTGCAACCAGAAGTCGAACCGGGATCCGGTCATGGCCCTGGAGGAGTCCGAGGTGGTGCGGGCTCTGGACGGCCTGAAGATGAAGCATGTGGCGATCCAGGCGGCCGATTCGGGGCGGGTTCCCCGCTATCGCCATATCCTGTCGGAGCGGCTGCGGTTCTCCCCGGCCGAACTGGCGATCCTGGCAGAGTTGCTCCTGCGGGGGCCCCAGACCCTGGGGGAGCTGCGTACCCGCGCGGAGCGGATGCATCCCTTTGCCGATCTGGCTGCCGTGGAGCAGGTGCTGGGCGAACTGGCGGAGCGCACCCCGCCTCTCGTGATGCGGCTTCCCCGTCAGCCCGGCCGCAAGGAATCCCGTTTCGCCCATCTGCTGGCCGGAGAGCCGGACCTGTCGGCCGAGGAGCGGACGGCCCCGCCGGAGGGGGCACGGCTTCAGGTCATGGCGGAGAATGAGCGGATTGCCGCGCTGGAGTTGGAGGTGGCGACGCTCAGGGCGGAAGTGGGCGAGTTGCGACAGGTGATGGAAGAGTTCAGGTCCCAGTTCGAGTGA
- a CDS encoding response regulator, giving the protein MSFTGDLEHLSIVDVIQLLHATRKSGTLTVRGRKGESQLVFNDGYIISANHFDNSVRIGNILVEAGVISKEVLEQALQEQEEAGAGRKPLVATLLERGSVRKEDAYRGLEALIELTVVEILTWRRGTFDLDVNRVSVSDEYRYFPEKLHEEITLHTENVLMDALRIYDEKKRDGLLVEEEFAIEAPIPDLSGDEAADFNISADDLGLGDLDQIERKIPQVFLGLEDRSPSLQRKIQELGADLSDKEQEELFAFLGRLGNTAPAAGAPTLSAILFSPDDLFSYCVTTVCRQAGISVFTTNDEQDLAPLAQQFASRGGQTTLILDSPASPGFTLPAEDAARLLRRVREHHPSLALIQLASPLEPAFALQALKDGAVAVFPRPVREVSGDTFLEDTLRLLDALPLYLRRRGSDGGEAAMAQLGKTLMELRALREPPEIALTLLSTVAGTFERALTLIVREEELIAERSIGIRSPRGACVSPSFGTRIPLDRPSVLRDAIEKRAAFYGETDDEILKGHLFPIIGAPLHPTVILLPLVCGGKVIALIYGDFGHKGAAPVRTELLELVTGEAGLVLETALYRRKRERKAPEGTACDR; this is encoded by the coding sequence ATGTCTTTCACCGGTGACCTGGAACACCTGTCGATCGTCGACGTCATCCAACTGCTGCACGCCACCCGCAAGTCAGGCACCCTCACCGTGCGGGGACGCAAGGGAGAGTCCCAGCTCGTCTTCAACGACGGCTACATCATCAGCGCCAATCACTTCGACAACAGCGTCCGGATCGGCAACATCCTCGTAGAGGCCGGCGTCATCAGCAAGGAGGTCCTGGAGCAGGCCCTGCAGGAGCAGGAGGAGGCGGGAGCGGGACGGAAACCCCTGGTGGCAACACTTCTCGAACGGGGCAGCGTCCGCAAGGAGGACGCCTACCGGGGGCTTGAGGCCCTCATCGAGCTGACGGTGGTGGAAATTCTCACCTGGAGGCGGGGCACCTTTGATCTGGACGTGAACCGGGTCAGCGTCTCCGACGAGTACCGCTATTTCCCGGAAAAGCTCCATGAGGAAATCACGCTCCACACGGAAAATGTCCTCATGGACGCCCTCCGCATCTACGACGAGAAAAAGCGCGATGGTCTGCTGGTGGAGGAGGAGTTTGCGATCGAGGCCCCTATCCCGGACCTCTCCGGCGATGAAGCCGCCGATTTCAACATCTCGGCCGACGATCTGGGACTCGGGGACCTGGATCAGATCGAACGGAAAATTCCCCAGGTCTTTCTGGGGCTGGAGGATCGCAGCCCCTCCCTTCAGCGTAAGATTCAAGAGCTGGGCGCAGACCTTTCCGACAAAGAACAGGAGGAGCTCTTCGCCTTTCTGGGCCGGCTCGGGAACACCGCACCAGCCGCCGGTGCGCCCACTCTTTCCGCCATCCTCTTCAGCCCGGACGACCTTTTTTCCTACTGCGTAACCACCGTCTGCCGTCAGGCGGGGATTTCCGTTTTCACCACCAACGACGAGCAGGACCTGGCCCCTCTGGCGCAACAGTTCGCCTCCCGTGGCGGGCAGACGACCCTGATCCTTGACTCGCCGGCATCGCCCGGCTTTACCCTGCCCGCAGAAGATGCGGCGCGGCTCCTGCGACGAGTCAGGGAGCACCACCCCTCCCTCGCCCTCATCCAGCTCGCTTCGCCCCTTGAGCCGGCCTTTGCCCTCCAGGCCCTGAAAGACGGAGCCGTGGCCGTCTTCCCCCGCCCCGTGCGCGAGGTGAGCGGCGACACCTTCCTGGAGGACACCCTCCGGCTTCTGGACGCCCTGCCCCTCTATCTGAGGCGGCGGGGCTCAGACGGCGGCGAAGCGGCCATGGCCCAACTCGGCAAAACGTTAATGGAGTTGCGGGCACTTCGCGAGCCTCCGGAAATCGCCCTGACCCTCCTGAGTACGGTGGCAGGCACCTTCGAGCGGGCACTCACTCTCATCGTGCGCGAAGAGGAACTTATCGCCGAGCGGAGTATCGGCATTCGGAGCCCCCGTGGCGCCTGCGTCTCACCCTCTTTCGGGACGAGGATCCCCCTGGACCGCCCGTCGGTGCTCCGGGACGCGATTGAAAAAAGAGCTGCATTTTATGGCGAAACTGACGATGAGATACTGAAGGGGCATCTTTTTCCCATCATCGGCGCTCCGCTCCACCCCACGGTCATCCTGCTCCCGCTGGTCTGCGGCGGCAAGGTCATCGCTCTCATCTACGGGGATTTCGGCCACAAGGGGGCAGCGCCCGTGCGCACCGAGCTGCTTGAGCTCGTGACGGGCGAGGCGGGGTTGGTTCTGGAAACGGCGCTCTATCGCAGGAAACGGGAGCGGAAGGCTCCCGAGGGGACGGCCTGTGACCGCTGA
- a CDS encoding formate/nitrite transporter family protein, whose protein sequence is MTDKRFLTPAEALNATVENGRRVLTQSLARTVLLSLLAGFYIAFGAQLATVVTQDAALHVGQGVARLLGGSVFSVGLMLVVICGAELFTGNSLLTVALLHGEITWVKMLENWGVVLLGNLAGSLFFAWLMVESRLWENGAVGDQAVRIAAAKCAIPFGAALIRGILCNWLVCLAVLMATAARDVGGKMLACYVPIMTFVTSGFEHSVANMYFIPTGLLVAGARGTTEPDLSWGAFMGNVVPVTIGNVIGGVIFVAIAYWFIHLKKEGKQA, encoded by the coding sequence ATGACGGACAAGCGTTTCCTGACCCCGGCCGAGGCACTGAACGCAACGGTTGAGAACGGCCGGCGTGTTCTGACCCAGTCCCTCGCCCGCACGGTGCTCCTGAGCCTGCTGGCCGGGTTCTACATCGCCTTCGGCGCCCAGCTGGCAACGGTGGTGACCCAAGACGCAGCGCTCCATGTGGGGCAGGGGGTCGCCCGGCTCCTGGGGGGCAGTGTCTTTTCGGTGGGTCTCATGCTGGTGGTGATTTGCGGGGCGGAGCTCTTCACCGGCAACAGCCTTCTGACCGTGGCGCTTCTGCACGGCGAGATCACCTGGGTGAAGATGCTTGAGAACTGGGGAGTGGTGCTCCTGGGGAACCTGGCGGGCTCCCTCTTCTTCGCCTGGCTCATGGTGGAGTCCAGGCTCTGGGAGAACGGGGCCGTGGGCGACCAGGCGGTGAGGATCGCTGCGGCCAAGTGCGCCATCCCCTTCGGCGCCGCCCTCATCCGGGGTATCCTCTGCAACTGGCTCGTCTGCCTGGCGGTCCTCATGGCCACGGCGGCCCGGGACGTGGGGGGCAAGATGCTCGCCTGCTACGTCCCCATCATGACCTTCGTGACCAGCGGCTTCGAACACTCGGTGGCCAACATGTACTTCATCCCCACGGGACTCCTGGTGGCCGGCGCCCGGGGCACGACGGAGCCGGACCTTTCCTGGGGCGCATTCATGGGGAACGTGGTGCCGGTCACCATCGGCAATGTCATCGGCGGGGTGATCTTCGTGGCTATTGCCTACTGGTTCATCCACCTGAAAAAAGAGGGGAAACAGGCCTAA
- a CDS encoding type IV pilus twitching motility protein PilT: MDMNLLSQILGIAFEKRVSDLHFEVDNPPFFRAKGQLLRSKLPKLSPQDTEFIARAVMEQNHRTLPDELRELDASYSLPNGGRFRVSIFRQRGSIGIVMRVIPPHVGTFEELNLPPVLGEIAKAPNGLVLVTGPTGNGKSTTLASMIRHLNETCTFNIITIEDPIEFLFTSDKSCIIQREVGIDTVDFSAALRSSLRMDPDVIMVGEMRDLETIDACIKAAETGHLVFSTLHTQSAVSTINRLIGHFPPDAQEVLRQRLADILVATVSLRLIKDKSGENILPVVEVMRATTTIQACIREGRLDEIEKHIENGRSLYQMQTLDQHLLELCEKDVITFDQAKQITRSMDLERKLAFTE, from the coding sequence ATGGATATGAACCTTCTGTCCCAGATTCTGGGCATTGCCTTTGAAAAGCGGGTTTCCGACCTCCACTTCGAGGTGGACAATCCCCCCTTCTTCCGTGCCAAGGGGCAGTTGCTCCGCTCAAAGTTGCCGAAGCTCTCCCCCCAGGACACCGAATTCATCGCCCGGGCCGTTATGGAGCAGAACCACCGGACCCTCCCCGACGAGCTGCGGGAGCTGGACGCCTCCTACTCGCTCCCCAATGGCGGGCGCTTCCGGGTGAGCATCTTCCGTCAGCGCGGGAGCATCGGCATCGTCATGAGGGTGATTCCTCCCCACGTGGGGACCTTCGAGGAACTCAACCTGCCGCCGGTCCTGGGAGAGATCGCCAAAGCCCCCAACGGCCTCGTGCTGGTCACCGGCCCCACGGGCAACGGTAAGTCGACCACCCTTGCCTCCATGATTCGCCACCTGAACGAGACCTGCACCTTCAACATCATCACCATCGAGGACCCCATCGAGTTCCTCTTCACCTCGGACAAGAGCTGCATCATCCAGCGGGAGGTGGGAATCGACACGGTCGACTTCAGCGCGGCGCTCCGCTCGTCCCTGCGGATGGACCCCGACGTGATCATGGTGGGCGAGATGCGCGACCTGGAAACCATCGACGCCTGCATCAAGGCGGCGGAGACGGGCCACCTGGTCTTTTCCACCCTCCACACCCAGAGCGCCGTATCCACTATCAACCGGCTCATCGGCCACTTCCCCCCCGATGCCCAGGAGGTCCTGCGCCAGCGCCTGGCCGACATCCTGGTGGCCACCGTGTCGTTACGGCTCATCAAGGACAAATCCGGGGAGAACATCCTGCCGGTGGTGGAGGTGATGCGAGCCACAACCACCATCCAGGCCTGCATTCGCGAGGGACGCCTGGACGAGATCGAGAAGCACATCGAAAACGGCCGCTCCCTCTACCAGATGCAGACCCTTGACCAGCACCTGCTGGAACTGTGCGAGAAGGACGTCATTACCTTCGACCAGGCCAAGCAGATCACCCGCTCCATGGACCTTGAGCGGAAGCTGGCCTTCACCGAGTAG
- a CDS encoding L-lactate permease, with protein sequence MLLEVIPLTLPLLLTLLPIVVILVMLLVFRKAADVSGIIGWLAISVVAWLGFQTAPEVILRSTAAGFIRSFSVSLIVATSLLQMALMEKTGALRRITIFIRTIASDNRAVQIMMINIGFGTLMVAVGATPVSILPPILLAMGYSTYVAIALPAIGYDSLCTYALLGAPIVVFVDIANSFLGKGNEIALHQAGMVFYMFLPVVSTMIGFCMLWIVGKWQAIRDGWLPCLLTGAVIGVVARFTNQYDNLVVLTGVLCGIAVIAAMAAYLVVTGGKVIDRSLLSAEEREFAAAMPLWRAFMPWTLLVILILVLNVPQDLFSWLYRTMKLPIAGLTADGKPLDTRALWQAYTWILVSTILAVPFLKPTGEQLRETVRTWVRRAPRPVFAAAVFFAIGEIMNMAGYDMAAGRFVVPSMVTVLADSSALAFQGMYGEVVAFIGLFGGFITGSEASTIAMFAKYTMTTAKNLDMPLSGLIIVTAGLAFGGGLASVISPAKLQNAAAAIDRIGEEGKVIRIAFVFALLLTLVTSLFVVVLLTVNGMGRVS encoded by the coding sequence ATGTTACTGGAGGTTATTCCCTTGACCCTGCCGTTGCTGCTGACCCTGCTCCCCATCGTAGTCATCCTCGTCATGCTTCTGGTGTTCCGCAAGGCCGCCGATGTGAGCGGCATCATCGGCTGGCTCGCCATCTCGGTGGTGGCCTGGCTCGGATTCCAGACCGCGCCGGAAGTCATTCTCCGCTCTACCGCCGCCGGCTTTATCCGCTCCTTTTCCGTGTCACTCATCGTGGCCACGTCGCTTCTGCAGATGGCGCTCATGGAGAAGACCGGCGCGCTCCGGCGGATCACCATCTTCATCAGGACCATTGCCAGCGACAACCGGGCCGTGCAGATCATGATGATCAACATCGGCTTCGGGACCCTCATGGTGGCGGTGGGGGCCACGCCGGTCTCGATCCTGCCGCCGATCCTGCTGGCCATGGGCTACTCCACCTACGTGGCCATCGCCCTGCCGGCAATCGGCTACGACTCGCTCTGCACCTATGCGCTCCTGGGCGCGCCCATCGTGGTCTTCGTGGATATCGCCAACAGTTTTCTCGGCAAGGGGAACGAGATCGCCCTTCACCAGGCCGGCATGGTCTTTTACATGTTCCTTCCGGTGGTTTCCACCATGATCGGGTTCTGCATGCTCTGGATCGTGGGGAAGTGGCAGGCGATCCGGGACGGGTGGCTCCCCTGCCTCCTCACCGGCGCGGTCATCGGCGTGGTGGCCCGCTTCACCAATCAGTACGACAACCTGGTGGTGCTGACGGGCGTCCTCTGCGGCATCGCCGTCATTGCCGCCATGGCGGCCTACCTGGTTGTCACCGGCGGCAAAGTGATCGACCGCTCCCTCCTCTCCGCCGAGGAGCGGGAATTCGCCGCAGCCATGCCCCTCTGGCGGGCTTTCATGCCGTGGACCCTCCTCGTTATCCTTATTCTCGTCCTGAACGTTCCCCAGGACCTTTTCTCTTGGCTCTACCGGACCATGAAACTGCCCATCGCGGGCCTTACGGCCGACGGCAAGCCCCTGGACACGCGGGCCCTGTGGCAGGCCTACACCTGGATCCTGGTCAGCACCATCCTGGCCGTGCCGTTCCTGAAGCCCACGGGGGAGCAGCTCCGGGAAACAGTCCGGACCTGGGTCCGGCGGGCACCCCGGCCGGTGTTCGCGGCAGCCGTTTTCTTTGCCATCGGCGAGATAATGAACATGGCGGGCTACGATATGGCGGCGGGCCGGTTCGTTGTGCCGAGCATGGTCACGGTGCTGGCCGATTCCTCGGCGCTGGCCTTCCAGGGGATGTACGGGGAGGTGGTGGCGTTCATCGGGCTTTTCGGCGGGTTCATCACCGGCAGCGAGGCATCGACCATCGCCATGTTCGCCAAGTACACCATGACCACGGCCAAGAACCTGGACATGCCGCTGTCGGGGCTGATCATCGTCACGGCGGGGCTCGCCTTCGGCGGTGGGCTTGCCAGCGTCATCTCGCCCGCCAAGCTCCAGAACGCTGCTGCAGCCATCGACAGGATCGGCGAGGAGGGGAAGGTGATCCGCATCGCCTTTGTCTTCGCACTCCTGCTGACCCTGGTCACCTCCCTGTTCGTGGTGGTTCTGCTCACGGTCAACGGCATGGGGAGAGTTTCGTGA
- a CDS encoding DNA cytosine methyltransferase — protein sequence MRAVELFCGIGGFAAAVEGTGVRVVAAMDQDEAALATYRLNFPGHGARKVDLERVSAWELTAGGVDLWWLSPPCQPYCERGVRRDLADPRARSLVHILNLAARMSDEALPRHLALENVAGFVGSEAHGRLTEVLSSRGYRLQERLLCPTELGIPSRRPRYYLAASRESLAPAEVLSPLPRQPLAEYLDLLPANGQPAELLLSPAIVERFGAGFRILDPADPDAYTTCFTSGYGRSLTASGAYLRCSDGVRRFSPEEIARLLHFPPSFRFPEEVPLRKRWQLVGNSLSVAAVREVLRALPLPAEEG from the coding sequence ATGAGGGCGGTCGAGCTCTTCTGCGGCATCGGCGGTTTCGCCGCCGCGGTGGAGGGGACGGGCGTCCGCGTGGTGGCGGCTATGGACCAGGACGAGGCGGCCCTTGCCACTTACCGGCTCAACTTCCCCGGCCACGGCGCGCGGAAGGTGGATCTGGAGCGGGTGAGCGCCTGGGAGCTGACCGCAGGAGGGGTAGACCTCTGGTGGCTGTCGCCTCCGTGCCAGCCTTACTGCGAACGGGGCGTCCGCCGGGATCTGGCTGATCCCCGGGCCCGGAGCCTCGTGCATATCCTCAATCTGGCCGCCAGGATGTCCGATGAGGCTCTGCCGCGCCATCTGGCCCTGGAGAACGTGGCCGGCTTTGTCGGCTCCGAAGCCCACGGCCGGCTCACGGAGGTGCTGTCGTCGCGGGGGTACCGGCTGCAGGAGCGGCTGCTCTGCCCCACGGAGCTGGGCATTCCCTCCCGTCGCCCCCGCTACTATCTGGCCGCCTCCCGGGAGTCCCTGGCACCGGCGGAGGTTCTCTCGCCACTGCCCCGGCAGCCTTTGGCCGAGTACCTTGATCTCCTGCCGGCAAACGGCCAGCCGGCCGAGCTCCTGCTCTCCCCCGCCATCGTGGAACGGTTCGGCGCGGGCTTCCGCATTCTCGACCCTGCCGATCCCGATGCCTACACCACCTGCTTCACTTCGGGCTACGGCAGGTCCCTCACGGCATCGGGGGCCTACCTGCGCTGCAGCGACGGTGTCAGGCGTTTTTCCCCCGAGGAGATCGCCCGCCTGCTGCACTTTCCACCGTCGTTCCGCTTTCCGGAAGAGGTGCCGCTGCGCAAGCGCTGGCAACTGGTGGGGAACAGTCTGTCCGTGGCCGCGGTGCGGGAGGTGCTTCGGGCGTTGCCGTTACCGGCTGAGGAGGGGTGA
- a CDS encoding fatty acid--CoA ligase has product MTDTLIPRTPSAYDYPLLIKSLLRNPVVDNPDQEIVYRGVIRHTYRDLRERVRRLANVLTGLGVKAGDTVAVMDWDSHRYLELFFAVPMIGAVLHTINVRLSPEQILYTIDHAEDDLLLVNSEFLPILEQIRGRIDTVRGYVLLTDEEKMPESHIPFVGEYEALLAAASGEYDFPDFDENTRATTFYTTGTTGLPKGVYFSHRQLVLHTMGVMASLGTVFAHGRLHQGDVYMPITPMFHVHAWGVPYLATMLGIKQVYPGRYSPDLLLDLIEKERVTFTHCVPTILHMLLKHPHAKRVDLAGLKMIIGGAAMSRALCCEALERGIDVFTGYGMSETCPILTFSRLTPEMLAGSPAEQAEVRCLTGLSLPFVDLRVVDPETGAEQPRDGRSAGEIVVRAPWLTQGYLKDHRTSEKLWEGGFLHTGDVAVRDERGYVRITDRTKDVIKVAGEWVSSLELEDILAHHPAVAEVAVIGQPDEKWGERPLALVVLKPEEAGRVGEKDLAHFVREYADKGMVSKQVVLLKVRLVDAIDKTSVGKISKVTLREKYLA; this is encoded by the coding sequence ATGACCGATACCCTGATACCCCGCACCCCCTCAGCCTACGACTATCCCCTGCTCATCAAGAGCCTGCTCCGCAATCCCGTGGTCGACAACCCCGACCAGGAAATCGTCTACCGGGGCGTGATCCGCCACACCTACCGCGATCTGCGCGAGCGGGTCCGGCGCCTGGCCAATGTTCTCACGGGCCTGGGGGTCAAGGCGGGCGATACCGTGGCGGTCATGGATTGGGACAGCCACCGCTACCTGGAGCTTTTCTTCGCGGTGCCCATGATCGGCGCAGTGCTCCATACCATCAACGTCCGCCTCTCCCCGGAGCAGATCCTCTATACCATCGACCATGCCGAGGACGATCTGCTGCTGGTGAACAGCGAATTCCTCCCCATTCTGGAGCAGATCCGGGGCAGGATCGACACGGTGCGGGGGTATGTGCTCCTCACCGACGAGGAAAAGATGCCCGAGAGCCACATCCCCTTTGTGGGTGAGTACGAGGCGCTCCTGGCCGCGGCCTCAGGCGAGTACGATTTTCCCGATTTCGATGAGAACACCCGGGCAACCACCTTCTACACCACCGGGACCACCGGCCTCCCCAAGGGGGTCTACTTCAGCCACCGCCAACTGGTGCTCCACACCATGGGAGTTATGGCGTCCCTGGGGACGGTCTTCGCCCATGGCCGCCTCCACCAGGGGGATGTCTACATGCCGATCACCCCCATGTTCCATGTCCACGCCTGGGGCGTGCCCTATCTGGCCACCATGCTCGGCATCAAACAGGTCTATCCGGGGCGCTACTCGCCCGATCTGCTCCTGGACCTCATCGAAAAGGAACGGGTCACCTTTACCCACTGTGTCCCCACCATCCTTCATATGCTCCTCAAGCATCCCCATGCCAAGCGGGTCGACCTGGCGGGATTGAAGATGATCATCGGCGGGGCCGCCATGTCCCGGGCCCTCTGCTGCGAGGCGCTGGAGCGCGGTATCGACGTTTTCACCGGCTACGGCATGTCCGAGACCTGCCCCATTCTGACCTTCTCACGTCTCACGCCTGAAATGCTGGCGGGAAGCCCGGCCGAGCAGGCCGAGGTCCGCTGCCTCACGGGGCTGTCGCTGCCGTTCGTGGACCTGCGGGTGGTGGATCCGGAAACCGGGGCAGAGCAGCCTCGGGACGGCCGGAGCGCCGGCGAGATCGTGGTGCGCGCCCCCTGGCTGACCCAGGGGTACCTGAAGGACCACCGTACCTCGGAAAAGCTCTGGGAGGGAGGCTTTCTCCATACCGGTGACGTGGCGGTGCGGGACGAACGGGGATACGTACGGATTACCGACCGGACCAAAGACGTGATCAAGGTGGCGGGAGAATGGGTCTCTTCACTGGAGTTGGAGGATATCCTGGCTCATCATCCCGCCGTGGCCGAAGTGGCGGTCATCGGCCAGCCCGACGAGAAATGGGGGGAGCGCCCCCTGGCCCTGGTGGTGCTGAAGCCCGAGGAGGCCGGCCGGGTGGGGGAAAAGGACCTGGCGCATTTTGTCCGGGAATACGCCGACAAGGGGATGGTCAGCAAGCAGGTGGTCCTGCTGAAAGTGCGGCTCGTGGATGCCATCGACAAGACGAGCGTGGGCAAGATCAGCAAAGTGACCCTGCGGGAGAAGTACCTGGCATAG